The following coding sequences lie in one Carassius gibelio isolate Cgi1373 ecotype wild population from Czech Republic chromosome A17, carGib1.2-hapl.c, whole genome shotgun sequence genomic window:
- the LOC127933120 gene encoding zona pellucida sperm-binding protein 3-like isoform X1 has product MGFLQGVLVLVVIVAFDLKSALGSLKHRQSPSSRKPQSAPASRVPDLSSQGFLNPFQKASPLPSLDYRKFAQDPLGLQEKQLLQGPVKPLDWKFPIVPEVQRELVVNFQLRKPVTPSSVAVQCSEDRVHVEVKKDMFSNGQLIQPSGLSMGGCAVVGEDSASGVLILEYALQDCNSVLMMTEDELVYTFALTYTPVAFVGTPITRTEGAVVGLQCHYQRLHNVSSNALRPTWVPYASTEVAEDVLVFSMNLMLDDWANQRPSNLYYLGDIINIEASVKVYNHVPLRVFVDNCVATQVPDVTSVPRYSLIENYGCLVDAKATASSSHFLPRTQEDKIRFQLEAFMFQGGSSPSIYITCTVKATLASAPSDTLHKSCSFSNGWLAADGNHQVCACCDSTCGPEGGRDAPVGGVHWEGKASLGPVMVQGRQKTLTRLQ; this is encoded by the exons ATGGGGTTTTTGCAAGGAGTGTTAGTGCTGGTTGTGATTGTGGCTTTTGACCTAAAAAGTGCATTGGGAAGTTTGAAACACCGTCAAAGTCCAAGCAGCAGAAAGCCGCAATCAGCTCCAGCTTCCAGAGTTCCTGATCTTTCTTCTCAAGGGTTCTTGAATCCTTTCCAAAAGGCTTCTCCGCTTCCGAGTCTTGACTACAGAAAATTTGCGCAAGACcctcttggtcttcaggagaagcagcTGTTGCAGGGTCCAGTCAAGCCTTTGGACTGGAAGTTTCCCATCGTTCCAGAGGTGCAACGTGAGTTGGTGGTGAACTTCCAGTTGAGAAAACCTGTGACTCCCAGTAGTGTGGCTGTTCAATGCAGTGAGGACCGGGTTCATGTGGAGGTAAAGAAGGATATGTTCAGCAATGGTCaactgatccagccatctggtTTGTCTATGGGAGGCTGTGCTGTTGTTGGTGAGGACTCTGCCTCTGGGGTGCTCATCCTCGAATATGCACTGCAGGACTGCAATAGTGTGCTGATG ATGACTGAGGATGAGCTCGTCTACACCTTTGCTCTTACCTACACCCCTGTGGCATTTGTTGGCACGCCGATTACTCGTACTGAGGGTGCAGTTGTTGGCCTTCAATGCCACTATCAAAG GCTCCATAATGTGAGCAGTAATGCTTTGAGGCCAACTTGGGTTCCTTATGCTTCAACAGAGGTTGCTGAAGACGTCTTGGTGTTCTCCATGAACCTCATGCTGG atgactggGCCAATCAGAGGCCTTCAAATTTGTACTACTTGGGtgacattattaatattgaagCATCTGTGAAGGTGTACAACCACGTCCccctgcgtgtgtttgtggacaactgtgtggccacccaagtaccCGATGTGACTTCTGTTCCGAGATATTCCCTCATTGAGAATTATGG GTGCCTTGTGGATGCCAAGGCTACGGCTTCCAGCTCCCACTTCTTGCCTCGGACCCAGGAAGACAAGatccggttccagctggaggcTTTCATGTTCCAGGGAGGATCCAGTCCTTCT atctacatAACATGTACAGtgaaggccactcttgcttctgcacccAGTGACACTctccacaaatcctgttcctttTCCAACGG gtggcttgctgctgatgggaaccacCAGGTTTGTGCTTGCTGTGACTCAACATGTGGTCCTGAAGGGGGACGTGATGCTCCTGTTGGGG GTGTTCATTGGGAAGGCAAGGCCTCACTCGGTCCTGTAATGGTTCAAGGGCGACAGAAGACTCTAACTAGACTTCAATAA